The Algoriphagus sp. TR-M9 genome has a window encoding:
- a CDS encoding glutamate synthase subunit beta: MGAKEGFLQFKRETPVTRDPKSRVGDYKEIYEPFPAEKLNQQSARCMDCGIPFCHSGCPLGNIIPDFNDAVYNEEWEEAIKILRSTNNFPEFTGRICPAPCEASCVLGINKDPVAIELIEKNIAEKAYELGLIEAKPPKTRTGKQVAVIGSGPAGLAAADQLNQAGHEVTLFEKDTKPGGLLRFGIPDFKLEKWVIDRRIEFMKKEGVIFSCDTEVGINIKAENILKNFDAVVLSTGAGQPRALNIKGSNAKGVHFAMEFLGQQNKVVSGEIEENPISAKGKHVVVIGGGDTGSDCIGTSNRHGAASITQLELLPKPPQQRNTLNPWPEWPMTLRTSSSHEEGADRVFSILTKEFTVDEQGQVTGLKLVDLEWTHKDGRMVFEEIEGTERTIPCDLAFLAIGYTGPAQNGLLDAFGVQTMENTLPKSKNYQSTNAKVFLAGDMRRGQSLVVWAISEGREAAVKVDEFLMGSSALPQKDESYFQVEEQLATSKIS; the protein is encoded by the coding sequence AGTAGGTGACTACAAGGAGATATATGAGCCATTTCCTGCCGAAAAGTTAAATCAACAGTCGGCCAGGTGTATGGACTGTGGCATACCCTTTTGTCATAGTGGATGTCCGTTAGGAAATATCATTCCTGATTTCAACGACGCTGTGTATAATGAAGAGTGGGAAGAAGCCATTAAAATTCTGAGAAGTACCAATAACTTCCCGGAATTCACTGGTAGAATCTGCCCGGCTCCTTGTGAAGCCAGCTGCGTGTTAGGTATCAATAAAGATCCGGTGGCAATAGAATTGATCGAGAAGAACATTGCAGAAAAAGCATATGAACTAGGCTTGATCGAAGCTAAACCTCCAAAAACCAGAACCGGTAAGCAAGTCGCTGTGATCGGATCTGGACCTGCAGGACTTGCTGCAGCGGACCAATTGAACCAAGCAGGTCATGAGGTTACCTTGTTTGAAAAAGACACTAAACCCGGAGGTCTTCTCCGATTTGGTATTCCAGATTTCAAATTAGAAAAATGGGTGATCGACAGAAGAATAGAATTCATGAAGAAGGAGGGAGTAATATTCTCCTGTGACACTGAGGTAGGAATCAATATCAAAGCCGAAAACATCCTGAAAAACTTTGACGCCGTGGTATTATCCACAGGCGCAGGACAGCCACGTGCCTTGAACATCAAAGGTAGCAATGCCAAAGGCGTTCACTTTGCGATGGAATTTCTGGGACAACAAAACAAGGTGGTATCTGGAGAAATCGAAGAAAACCCGATCTCCGCTAAAGGAAAACATGTAGTAGTAATCGGTGGAGGAGATACTGGAAGTGACTGTATAGGCACATCCAATCGTCACGGAGCCGCATCTATTACCCAGCTGGAGTTACTGCCAAAGCCTCCTCAGCAAAGGAATACACTAAACCCTTGGCCCGAATGGCCAATGACGCTACGTACGTCCTCCAGCCATGAAGAAGGAGCTGATCGGGTATTTTCTATTCTTACCAAGGAATTTACAGTAGATGAGCAAGGACAAGTCACTGGCTTGAAACTAGTAGACCTGGAGTGGACGCATAAGGACGGGCGCATGGTATTCGAAGAAATAGAAGGAACAGAGCGTACTATTCCTTGTGACCTAGCCTTCTTGGCAATTGGATATACTGGCCCTGCTCAAAATGGCCTCTTGGATGCTTTCGGCGTACAAACCATGGAAAACACCCTTCCAAAATCCAAAAATTACCAAAGCACAAATGCTAAGGTCTTCTTGGCCGGGGATATGAGAAGAGGTCAATCCCTGGTGGTATGGGCGATTTCTGAAGGTAGAGAAGCTGCTGTAAAAGTAGATGAGTTCCTAATGGGAAGCTCTGCATTGCCTCAAAAAGACGAATCTTACTTCCAAGTAGAAGAGCAACTGGCAACTTCCAAAATAAGTTAA